Proteins encoded by one window of Brienomyrus brachyistius isolate T26 chromosome 1, BBRACH_0.4, whole genome shotgun sequence:
- the sgo2 gene encoding shugoshin 2 isoform X2 codes for MSSSTTLVNPRGQLVRQRLASAKVTKTSSLISSKIKTKIANTSSFFKVSLKTNNKALALALESQKEKSRHLETETVRLRKEVQSLCFDLALRRHKQTQLVAVLKDLQRNALNSLAAAVDMLSHDDVSDLQEVTNDQLQADCEETNTKHGNPASKPFSSAQIQFAECSVQPARVRRVTNTDNVCQLTAALGITTQSEPITLKGNVSQANMAGTEHSAPMTQAATRLPMELKKWSKTPSNTPQKVQDITDNTLNMTPATNPVNYVSEEHSRGLLSSTTDETPLDPPYLEQTTLVDKEMEITFSDNAEIDAVETKPKKTTNHSVAKPRRKEKVRLDKSCSLGKERVQVKNSSADRKDTLKADCSATLGKIEAQELMDPVRPLQLCEAIDKAKQLEEECRVSESDVAHRKTHVTSRRTKHQRNSREVQKEPTVDESIANRLQFSRISVASQNHDDNNVLFSQIEDDYFRDPEVQNSVSGNVEIPWDVQDDKMPYLKSKQTFTVRTSYSPVNRRTYIIDNCAIDCLETKSKDTVFPLRRDDDLACEGYNPDMSLVLDAPVSFGGTVLATDASESLQDPFQENPHLQAAGDLENPDDLIMKQKPPWECPNTCSYIDTKSRNKSKENTFRFRKKNTQKDKFSLPVNENLTSCDHRKMSRQCDVENVASYHQLHPSSTARGYEDGQEKKKGNKIQNEVNRNTYVINNSQVTRKNAEYGGTCSANGITPVLGVAVKSEEDSEMLWDTLKWQTKGDRPHCSAIAPSSVPCSERVLAENPAASPVLKSRSSVAGHTESATRVADKSPGEYESRPTRRRGGAVSYKEPPINSKMRRGDKFTDTQFLSSPIYKGKKKKKQPVKKERGEASLVAGH; via the exons ATGTCCTCTTCCACCACGTTGGTAAATCCCCGAGGGCAGTTGGTGCGACAGAGGCTGGCAAGCGCCAAAGTCACCAAGACAAGCTCCTTGATCTCATCTAAGATCAAGACTAAGATCGCAA ATACCTCTTCCTTTTTTAAGGTATCTCTTAAGACTAATAACAAGGCTCTTGCCCTTGCCCTTGAGTCGCAGAAGGAGAAGAGCAGGCACCTCGAGACTGAGACTGTACGCCTGCGGAAAGAGGTGCAAAGCTTGTGCTTTGACCTTGCCCTCCGTCGGCACAAGCAGACTCAATTG GTTGCAGTACTGAAGGACCTTCAAAGGAATGCTTTAAACAGCTTGGCTGCTGCTGTAGACATGCTGTCTCATGAT GATGTCTCTGATCTACAGGAAGTTACAAATGACCAATTGCAGGCAGATTGTGAAGAGACAAACACAAAGCATGG gaACCCAGCAAGCAAACCTTTCTCATCAGCTCAGATTCAATTTGCTGAATGTTCAGTACAGCCTGCAAGAGTAAGACGGGTAACAAATACAGATAACGTATGTCAACTCACAGCAGCACTCGGCATAACCACACAATCGGAGCCTATTACTTtgaaag GAAATGTATCTCAAGCAAACATGGCAGGGACAGAACACTCAGCTCCCATGACTCAAGCTGCCACTAGGTTACCCATGGAGTTAAAAAAGTGGTCTAAGACCCCTTCAAACACTCCACAGAAGGTCCAAGATATTACTGATAATACTCTTAACATGACCCCTGCAACCAATCCAGTAAATTATGTTTCAGAAGAGCACAGTAGGGGATTGTTATCCAGCACAACAGATGAGACTCCTCTGGATCCCCCATACCTAGAGCAGACAACATTGGTCGATAAAGAGATGGAGATCACCTTTAGTGACAATGCTGAAATAGATGCTGTGGAGACCAAGCCCAAAAAGACCACAAATCACTCTGTAGCCAAACCAAGAAGAAAGGAAAAGGTTCGGTTAGACAAATCCTGCTCTCTTGGGAAGGAGAGGGTGCAGGTGAAGAACAGTTCAGCTGACAGAAAAGATACCCTGAAAGCAGACTGCTCTGCTACTTTGGGAAAAATTGAGGCACAGGAGCTGATGGATCCTGTAAGGCCTCTGCAGTTATGTGAAGCCATTGACAAGGCAAAGCAGCTGGAAGAGGAGTGCAGAGTGTCTGAATCAGATGTGGCACACAGGAAGACCCATGTCACCTCTCGTAGAACCAAGCATCAGAGGAACAGTCGTGAAGTCCAAAAAGAGCCAACTGTAGATGAATCCATTGCAAATAGACTACAGTTTAGTAGAATTTCAGTCGCGTCTCAGAACCATGATGATAACAATGTCTTATTTTCTCAAATTGAAGATGATTATTTTAGAGACCCTGAAGTTCAAAACTCTGTATCTGGAAATGTAGAAATTCCCTGGGATGTGCAGGATGATAAAATGCCTTATTTAAAAAGCAAACAGACTTTCACTGTCCGCACATCTTATTCTCCTGTGAATAGACGAACCTATATAATAGACAATTGCGCAATAGATTGCCTTGAAACCAAAAGCAAGGACACAGTGTTCCCCCTGAGGAGGGATGATGATTTAGCCTGTGAAGGATACAATCCAGATATGTCTCTTGTTCTtgatgctcctgtttctttTGGGGGAACTGTCTTAGCGACAGACGCCTCAGAATCACTGCAGGATCCTTTCCAAGAGAATCCACACCTCCAGGCAGCTGGGGATCTAGAGAACCCCGATGACTTGATCATGAAGCAGAAACCTCCTTGGGAATGTCCGAACACCTGCTCCTATATTGACACTAAATCAAGGAACAAAAGTAAAGAGAACACATTCAGATTTAGGAAGAAAAACACCCAGAAAGATAAGTTCTCTCTTCCAGTGAATGAAAATCTCACTAGCTGTGACCACAGAAAGATGTCGAGGCAGTGTGATGTAGAAAATGTGGCTTCCTACCACCAGTTACATCCTTCCAGTACTGCAAGAGGTTATGAGGACGGGCAAGAAAAGAAAAAGggcaacaaaatacaaaatgaagTCAACAGAAATACTTATGTCATCAACAACTCACAAGTGACAAGAAAGAACGCTGAGTATGGAGGTACTTGTTCAGCCAATGGCATCACTCCTGTTCTGGGAGTCGCAGTGAAATCTGAGGAAGACTCAGAGATGCTATGGGACACCTTAAAATGGCAGACCAAGGGTGACAGACCTCACTGCAGTGCCATTGCACCCTCATCAGTTCCCTGTTCTGAACGGGTCTTAGCAGAAAATCCAGCTGCTAGTCCTGTTTTGAAATCAAGGTCTAGTGTGGCAGGTCACACTGAGTCAGCGACAAGAGTAGCAGATAAATCCCCAG GTGAGTATGAATCTCGTCCGACAAGAAGGCGGGGGGGAGCTGTGTCTTACAAGGAACCTCCCATCAACAG
- the sgo2 gene encoding shugoshin 2 isoform X1 — MSSSTTLVNPRGQLVRQRLASAKVTKTSSLISSKIKTKIANTSSFFKVSLKTNNKALALALESQKEKSRHLETETVRLRKEVQSLCFDLALRRHKQTQLVAVLKDLQRNALNSLAAAVDMLSHDDVSDLQEVTNDQLQADCEETNTKHGNPASKPFSSAQIQFAECSVQPARVRRVTNTDNVCQLTAALGITTQSEPITLKGNVSQANMAGTEHSAPMTQAATRLPMELKKWSKTPSNTPQKVQDITDNTLNMTPATNPVNYVSEEHSRGLLSSTTDETPLDPPYLEQTTLVDKEMEITFSDNAEIDAVETKPKKTTNHSVAKPRRKEKVRLDKSCSLGKERVQVKNSSADRKDTLKADCSATLGKIEAQELMDPVRPLQLCEAIDKAKQLEEECRVSESDVAHRKTHVTSRRTKHQRNSREVQKEPTVDESIANRLQFSRISVASQNHDDNNVLFSQIEDDYFRDPEVQNSVSGNVEIPWDVQDDKMPYLKSKQTFTVRTSYSPVNRRTYIIDNCAIDCLETKSKDTVFPLRRDDDLACEGYNPDMSLVLDAPVSFGGTVLATDASESLQDPFQENPHLQAAGDLENPDDLIMKQKPPWECPNTCSYIDTKSRNKSKENTFRFRKKNTQKDKFSLPVNENLTSCDHRKMSRQCDVENVASYHQLHPSSTARGYEDGQEKKKGNKIQNEVNRNTYVINNSQVTRKNAEYGGTCSANGITPVLGVAVKSEEDSEMLWDTLKWQTKGDRPHCSAIAPSSVPCSERVLAENPAASPVLKSRSSVAGHTESATRVADKSPVENGKVLKNITNTNWTVEDECHPRRRRGRTVSYKEPPINSKMRRGDKFTDTQFLSSPIYKGKKKKKQPVKKERGEASLVAGH, encoded by the exons ATGTCCTCTTCCACCACGTTGGTAAATCCCCGAGGGCAGTTGGTGCGACAGAGGCTGGCAAGCGCCAAAGTCACCAAGACAAGCTCCTTGATCTCATCTAAGATCAAGACTAAGATCGCAA ATACCTCTTCCTTTTTTAAGGTATCTCTTAAGACTAATAACAAGGCTCTTGCCCTTGCCCTTGAGTCGCAGAAGGAGAAGAGCAGGCACCTCGAGACTGAGACTGTACGCCTGCGGAAAGAGGTGCAAAGCTTGTGCTTTGACCTTGCCCTCCGTCGGCACAAGCAGACTCAATTG GTTGCAGTACTGAAGGACCTTCAAAGGAATGCTTTAAACAGCTTGGCTGCTGCTGTAGACATGCTGTCTCATGAT GATGTCTCTGATCTACAGGAAGTTACAAATGACCAATTGCAGGCAGATTGTGAAGAGACAAACACAAAGCATGG gaACCCAGCAAGCAAACCTTTCTCATCAGCTCAGATTCAATTTGCTGAATGTTCAGTACAGCCTGCAAGAGTAAGACGGGTAACAAATACAGATAACGTATGTCAACTCACAGCAGCACTCGGCATAACCACACAATCGGAGCCTATTACTTtgaaag GAAATGTATCTCAAGCAAACATGGCAGGGACAGAACACTCAGCTCCCATGACTCAAGCTGCCACTAGGTTACCCATGGAGTTAAAAAAGTGGTCTAAGACCCCTTCAAACACTCCACAGAAGGTCCAAGATATTACTGATAATACTCTTAACATGACCCCTGCAACCAATCCAGTAAATTATGTTTCAGAAGAGCACAGTAGGGGATTGTTATCCAGCACAACAGATGAGACTCCTCTGGATCCCCCATACCTAGAGCAGACAACATTGGTCGATAAAGAGATGGAGATCACCTTTAGTGACAATGCTGAAATAGATGCTGTGGAGACCAAGCCCAAAAAGACCACAAATCACTCTGTAGCCAAACCAAGAAGAAAGGAAAAGGTTCGGTTAGACAAATCCTGCTCTCTTGGGAAGGAGAGGGTGCAGGTGAAGAACAGTTCAGCTGACAGAAAAGATACCCTGAAAGCAGACTGCTCTGCTACTTTGGGAAAAATTGAGGCACAGGAGCTGATGGATCCTGTAAGGCCTCTGCAGTTATGTGAAGCCATTGACAAGGCAAAGCAGCTGGAAGAGGAGTGCAGAGTGTCTGAATCAGATGTGGCACACAGGAAGACCCATGTCACCTCTCGTAGAACCAAGCATCAGAGGAACAGTCGTGAAGTCCAAAAAGAGCCAACTGTAGATGAATCCATTGCAAATAGACTACAGTTTAGTAGAATTTCAGTCGCGTCTCAGAACCATGATGATAACAATGTCTTATTTTCTCAAATTGAAGATGATTATTTTAGAGACCCTGAAGTTCAAAACTCTGTATCTGGAAATGTAGAAATTCCCTGGGATGTGCAGGATGATAAAATGCCTTATTTAAAAAGCAAACAGACTTTCACTGTCCGCACATCTTATTCTCCTGTGAATAGACGAACCTATATAATAGACAATTGCGCAATAGATTGCCTTGAAACCAAAAGCAAGGACACAGTGTTCCCCCTGAGGAGGGATGATGATTTAGCCTGTGAAGGATACAATCCAGATATGTCTCTTGTTCTtgatgctcctgtttctttTGGGGGAACTGTCTTAGCGACAGACGCCTCAGAATCACTGCAGGATCCTTTCCAAGAGAATCCACACCTCCAGGCAGCTGGGGATCTAGAGAACCCCGATGACTTGATCATGAAGCAGAAACCTCCTTGGGAATGTCCGAACACCTGCTCCTATATTGACACTAAATCAAGGAACAAAAGTAAAGAGAACACATTCAGATTTAGGAAGAAAAACACCCAGAAAGATAAGTTCTCTCTTCCAGTGAATGAAAATCTCACTAGCTGTGACCACAGAAAGATGTCGAGGCAGTGTGATGTAGAAAATGTGGCTTCCTACCACCAGTTACATCCTTCCAGTACTGCAAGAGGTTATGAGGACGGGCAAGAAAAGAAAAAGggcaacaaaatacaaaatgaagTCAACAGAAATACTTATGTCATCAACAACTCACAAGTGACAAGAAAGAACGCTGAGTATGGAGGTACTTGTTCAGCCAATGGCATCACTCCTGTTCTGGGAGTCGCAGTGAAATCTGAGGAAGACTCAGAGATGCTATGGGACACCTTAAAATGGCAGACCAAGGGTGACAGACCTCACTGCAGTGCCATTGCACCCTCATCAGTTCCCTGTTCTGAACGGGTCTTAGCAGAAAATCCAGCTGCTAGTCCTGTTTTGAAATCAAGGTCTAGTGTGGCAGGTCACACTGAGTCAGCGACAAGAGTAGCAGATAAATCCCCAG TTGAAAATGGGAAAGTTTTGAAGAATATAACTAATACAAACTGGACAGTAGAAGATGAATGTCATCCAAGAAGAAGGCGGGGGAGAACTGTGTCTTACAAGGAACCTCCCATCAACAG